Proteins encoded by one window of Polyodon spathula isolate WHYD16114869_AA chromosome 16, ASM1765450v1, whole genome shotgun sequence:
- the LOC121329363 gene encoding contactin-3-like, whose protein sequence is MGEYEPKIEVHFPDIVPAAKGSVVKLECFALGNPVPVISWQRTNGLPFPSKVKMKKSNAVLEIPNFQQEDAGTYECIAENSRGKNMARGRLSFHTKPHWIQTLKDAAMAIEDSIVWECKASAKPKPSYSWLKNGETLVLEDRIRIENGVLSITALNLSDSGMYQCVAENKHGVIYSGAELRVLAAAPDFFKNPLKNLLKARAGSEVILECKPQASPRAISLWKKGNEILHGNERITVLEDGTLSIANVTKSDGGSYTCVARNQFGVASTSGTLLVTDPTRITQGPSNMEIIVGESVVLPCQISRDPALDVSFTWSFNEQFIDFKNDATHFEIVGGSVAGDLMIRNIQLNHAGKYVCIVNTDVESLSAAADLIVKGPPGPPEAVTVDEITETTAQLSWKPGSDNASPVTGYAIQGSTPYTIGWLAVDTVPKVIDGNTLTATIVDLNPWVEYEFRVVASNSVGVGEPSAASLKTRTEEAVPDIAPSEVGGGGGMKSELVITWEPIPEELQNGEGFGYIAAFRPTGTTTWTRAVITALGASTYTFRNDSILPFSPFEVKVGAFNNKGEGPFSSITTVFSAEEEPSKAPDRISAKGVSASEIEVSWQPVFSKETTGRVLGYEVSHWEDDTKPEATGTVRLTGNETSVNITGLKGNSLYYITVSAFNTAGIGPSTDSVNATTKKPPPSQPPENIEWSFINSKLILNWDHVIPMENESEVTGYEVSDRYLFQ, encoded by the exons ATGGGTGAATATGAACCAAAAATAGAAGTTCATTTTCCTGACATAGTTCCTGCAGCTAAAGGATCTGTTGTGAAACTAGAGTGCTTTGCCTTGGGAAA CCCTGTACCTGTGATTAGTTGGCAGAGGACAAATGGCCTTCCATTTCCCAGCAAAGTGAAAATGAAGAAGTCCAATGCAGTTCTTGAGATTCCAAATTTTCAGCAAGAAGATGCAGGGACATATGAATGCATTGCAGAAAACTCAAGGGGCAAAAACATGGCGAGAGGGCGTCTCTCATTTCATA CAAAACCTCACTGGATACAAACACTTAAAGATGCAGCTATGGCCATAGAAGACAGTATTGTGTGGGAATGCAAGGCTAGTGCAAAACCGAAACCTTCTTACAGTTGGCTGAAGAATGGAGAGACTCTTGTGTTGGAG GACAGGATACGAATAGAAAATGGAGTTCTTTCAATCACTGCTCTAAATCTGTCAGATTCTGGAATGTATCAGTGTGTAGCTGAAAACAAACATGGAGTTATATATTCTGGTGCTGAGCTAAGGGTGTTAG CGGCAGCTCCTGATTTTTTTAAGAACCCGCTGAAGAACTTGCTTAAAGCCCGTGCTGGCAGTGAAGTCATTTTAGAGTGTAAGCCCCAAGCTTCTCCCAGAGCAATTAGCTTGTGGAAGAAAGGGAATGAGATTCTGCACGGAAATGAAAG GATTACTGTTCTGGAGGACGGCACCCTTAGCATTGCAAATGTTACCAAGTCAGATGGTGGAAGCTACACCTGTGTAGCAAGAAACCAGTTTGGAGTAGCAAGTACCAGCGGAACACTGCTTGTTACAG ATCCAACAAGAATAACTCAAGGTCCTTCCAACATGGAGATAATCGTGGGAGAAAGTGTAGTTTTGCCATGTCAAATTTCCCGCGATCCAGCACTGGATGTATCATTTACTTGGTCGTTTAATGAGCAGTTTATAGATTTCAAAAATGATGCAACCCACTTTGAAATAGTGGGCGGG agtgTAGCTGGGGATTTGATGATCAGAAACATACAGCTAAATCACGCTGGGAAATATGTCTGCATTGTAAATACAGATGTAGAGAGTTTGTCAGCTGCAGCTGATTTAATTGTAAAag GTCCCCCGGGTCCACCAGAGGCTGTGACAGTGGATGAGATTACAGAAACCACAGCACAGCTATCCTGGAAACCAGGCAGCGATAATGCGAGCCCTGTCACTGGGTATGCCATTCAAGGAAGCACACCATACACAATAGGCTGGCTGGCAGTtgatacag TTCCTAAAGTCATTGATGGCAATACATTAACTGCCACCATAGTGGATTTAAACCCCTGGGTTGAGTATGAATTCCGTGTGGTTGCAAGTAACAGTGTTGGAGTTGGAGAACCTAGCGCGGCGTCACTCAAAACAAGAACAGAGGAAGCAG ttccTGACATAGCACCTTCTGAAGTAGGTGGTGGAGGTGGCATGAAATCTGAGCTGGTAATCACCTGGGAG CCAATCCCCGAAGAATTGCAGAATGGTGAAGGCTTTGGTTACATTGCTGCTTTTCGACCCACTGGCACAACGACTTGGACACGAGCGGTTATAACAGCACTAGGGGCTTCAACATACACCTTCAGAAATGACAGCATTTTACCATTTTCTCCATTTGAAGTAAAGGTTGGGGCCTTCAATAATAAAGGAGAGGGGCCTTTCAGTTCTATAACAACTGTATTTTCTGCAGAAGAAG AACCCAGCAAAGCACCTGACCGAATTTCTGCCAAAGGAGTCTCAGCTTCGGAAATTGAAGTTTCCTGGCAGCCTGTATTCTCTAAGGAGACGACTGGAAGAGTCCTTGGATATGAG GTTTCACACTGGGAAGATGATACAAAGCCTGAGGCAACAGGCACAGTAAGATTAACCGGAAATGAGACATCAGTAAACATTACTGGATTGAAAGGCAACAGTTTGTATTATATAACTGTCAGCGCATTTAATACTGCTGGGATAGGTCCCTCTACTGATTCCGTCAATGCCACAACCAAAAAACCAC caccaAGTCAACCTCCAGAGAATATTGAATGGAGCTTTATCAACtcaaaacttattttaaactggGATCATGTAATACCAATGGAAAATGAATCTGAGGTTACAGGATATGAAGTAAGTGACAGGTATCTATTTCAATAA